One Jannaschia sp. GRR-S6-38 genomic window carries:
- a CDS encoding VOC family protein gives MRLGAVALIVPDYDPAIAFFTAIGFTLTADEDQGRKRWVTVAAGATRLVLARADGAAQRAVIGQQFAGRVGLFLETGDFDGDAARIVAAGGRFEEVPRRESYGRVAVWRDPWGNRWDLIQPA, from the coding sequence GTGAGGCTGGGCGCGGTCGCGCTGATCGTTCCGGATTACGACCCGGCCATCGCCTTCTTCACCGCCATCGGCTTCACGCTGACCGCCGACGAGGACCAGGGCCGCAAGCGCTGGGTCACCGTCGCCGCGGGCGCGACGCGGCTGGTGCTGGCGCGGGCCGACGGCGCCGCGCAGCGCGCCGTCATCGGCCAGCAATTCGCCGGGCGTGTGGGCCTGTTCCTGGAGACCGGGGATTTCGACGGCGATGCGGCGCGGATTGTCGCGGCCGGGGGCCGGTTCGAAGAGGTGCCGCGCCGCGAATCATACGGGCGCGTCGCCGTCTGGCGCGACCCCTGGGGAAACCGCTGGGACCTGATCCAGCCCGCCTGA